The segment TTTAGTTCAAGCAAAATGTCGTGAAGTTCTCCGGCTAAGCGTCTGACATTCTTAGTATTCATATTTAGCATTAAAGCAATCACTAGTCGCATCCGTTTTATTTCTGACATCAAAAGCATCGGTCCAGTTAAGGACGCTTGATCTAACTCTTTGTTAGCTTCGTCATATTTCTCTTGAAAATATAACCCATACGCATTTTTCAAATGTAAAAAATTATTATATTGTGTCCTTACTCCATGAATATGCATACAACTATCTACTTTTTCTTTGATCAATATTTCGATCCTTTTAGATTCGGCATCTTCAGTAGAGCTTTCAATATTTCGACAATAAGCTAACGTAAATAATTCTATAATCTCAAAGCTAAACTCATTATTATGATCTCCAGAAGATAAATAGTAGGCTCTACCCACATAATTTTCAGGCTCTTGTTCCTTTAAATATTTCGCATATTCTATTTTGAATTTGAAGTTATTACCGCTCATTTTTAATTTTTCATAGAATAATTGTTGAATAAAAACATTTGAAAAGATGAAGTGGTTACTCTCTTTAAGTATGGTGCCTTCACAAGATTCTTTAAGTAAAGCATCGATATCAGTGCTTTCTCCGAGAAGATATTTTATTTGCTCCGCTTTAAAATCTCCACTGATAATAGATGAGGCCTGCAAAACATTAGAGAGAATTTTTTTATTTTCACCAAACCTGTCCAATCTATACTCAAGCATTTTCAAGACATCTATTAAACTTGAATCGGTTGATAGTTTCCCCTGTTTCGAATAAAAATATCCCTCAATAAAAAGTTTGATAATTTCCAGATGACCACCTGTAATAGACATGATGATATCTAATTCTTCTTCACTTATTTTCAAATCCTTATATCCTAATAAATAAAGTAATTCGCGCAATTCTGATTTTCCCGGAAGAGAGAATGTTAATTCCATGCCTTCGAAATACAGTGTCTTGAGATCAATATACTCAGACAGTTGTTTTGTATCATCATCTGTGACCAGTAATATTTTCACGCTTTTATTACCAAGCAGTTTCTTCTGGTAATTCTTAAGTGTCATCAAAAAACTTTGAGAGGCCGTATCCCAATATTGGAAGCTGTCTGCTACAATTAAAATATTGGAAGTTGTCTTTTTTCTCAACTCTCCAATCACAAAGTTCACCTTGGGATCGAATTCAGGTTTTTTTTGAAAAACTCCTGCGATACCTAAATTGAAAAGTTCTGCAATTTTAAACCCAAAATTGAGGTTAAAGCCGGATAATTCATGTTTTGGCCGATTTATTCCTTCAGCAAGCGTAATAGTCGCATAAGCTTCCACAGGATTTTTCTTGCCCTCTATGTAATAAACCGACCAATCTTCAAATTTCGAAATTACAAATTGGACATATTCTTTTACTAGGGTCGTTTTCCCACCCCCGGCTGGCCCATGTAAATGAACAATCGTATTGTCATTATCAAAAGCCTGTTCTATTTTGCTTAAAACCGTTAACTGTCGTCCCGATAGCAACTAAACACCTCCAAATAATTCATAGTTATTAGGAGGTCTCCAGCCGGTTACGGGGATTAAATTGGGAAAGGACATCTCGTTTTCTTTTTACGGAAACTTCTGTGTAGATTTCTGTAGTACTTACGCTGGAATGACCCAATATTTCCTGGACGGAGCGAAGATCGGCCCCGTTCTCAAGAAGCTGTGTTGCAAAAGAATGACGCAAATAGTGGGGAGTGGCCTTTTCATTAATATTAGCGAGTTTCCTGTATTTGGTAAAAATATCTTCAATCCCATATATGGATAAGGCTTGGCCATACTTGTTCAGAAATAAAGTATCGATCTTTGGCTCAAAAAGCTCTCTAACCTCGATCCAGTTATTAAGTTTATTGACAACCTCAGTGCTGGATAAATATAGTAACCTCTCTTTACGCCCCTTTCCAAAAATAACAACAACTTTGTTCTTTAGATCGATATCCTGTAGATGAATTTGTGCGAGCTCTCCAATTCGTATTCCAGTTGAGAATAATAAATCAATGATGGCATCGTTCCGAATCGATAAGCGAGTGTGAAATGGAGTGGTCAGTTTGTTCCGATCCATTTGAGGCGAATGAAGCAATCGCTCTATTTCTTCTATTGTCAGTGTTTTTGGAATTCTCTTTGTTGTTTTAAATTTCTTTCCGAAATTATGAAGAGGGGATTGCTCAATCCAATTCTTTTGAACCAAAAATAAAAAAAAGGCCTTGATTGATATGTATTTTCTTTTAATTGTAGAATCTTTAAGTGGGCTGGAACCATTGAAGCTATGGAAATAGTGGTGAAGGCTGTCACTGGTTATAGTTTCAATATTGTTCTCTGTTAGCCAGTTGTGAAGCCTGCTCAAGTCAGAGAGATAAGCTTTAATAGATTTGGAGGACAAGTTTTTCTCAATAATTAAAAAAGAAACATATTTCTCAAGATACTCATGTAGTTGCGAAGCGGGAAATGCCAATGATATTCCTCCTGAAGTATAAATTTATTTTTGGAACAGTTGTTAAAATTATATCAGGGTTTATCGAAAGAATGTAAAATCATCAATCTATTTAAGATGAAAAAACATGGGGTAGCTTTTAATGTTATTTAGAGAGGGAAATTGGACAGATATCTATAAATGTTCATAATTTAATGATGGACACTATCATGATCACCTGTTAAAATAGTAACTGATAATGATTATCAATATCTCATAATTACATAAGAGTGAAATAAGTGCTCTAAGCCATAATGATTGTTAGCTGCTTAATAACCGAGAGGAAGTGAACAGTGTGATTGTAACAGAAGCCTTAGACATAGCTTATGACCAACATTTGATTGTGAATCAACTGCATTTAGACATTCCTACTGGAAAAATTACGGCTCTAGTAGGTGCGAACGGTTCGGGTAAGTCCACGATACTTAAAACGATTGCTAGACTGATGAAGCCTAAGAGCGGTGTTGTGTATTTGGATGGTAGATCTATTCACGAGCAAAAAACACAAGATGTAGCTAAACAATTAGCTATTCTTCCCCAGAATCCAACGGCACCAGAAGGGCTTACTGTTCAAGAGTTGGTTCAGTACGGACGTTTTCCACATCGGAAAGGAATGGGTTCTTCTCTAAGTACGAAGGATAGAGAAGTTATTGCTTGGGCCATTGAAATGACTGGAGTGAGTGAGTTCTCTGATCGACCTGTAGATCAATTATCGGGTGGGCAGCGTCAGCGTGCGTGGATTGCAATGGCGCTTGCACAAGAAACGAATATTTTATTCCTAGATGAACCTACGACTTTCTTAGATATGGCACATCAGCTTGAAGTATTGAGTTTACTACAAAAACTGAACGAAGAGCAGAAGAGAACAATTGTGATGGTTGTTCATGACCTGAACCATGCAAGCCGGTATGCTCAGCATATTGTTGCTATTAAGAAAGGGACTGTTATTAAGACGGGAACTCCGCTTGAGGTCATGAGACCAGAAGTTCTGGAAGATGTCTATGGTGTCAAAAGTGATATCATTTATGATCCACGAACAGGTCAGCCATTGTGCTTACCTTATGGGTTAATCTAATTTTAGATGAAATAAGAAATGACAGGAAATACCCTAGATTAAGCTATTAAAGATGGTTACTGTATGCGTCAGGAGCTATCTTTTTTATCGTTTATCGGTAAATGATCGTGCAAACAGAACAAAAAACCAGTCAAATACTGGTCAAGACCCCATTTAGTAGACAATTGAAAAAACACCTAAGCAGTAAACTGGTGTCGGTACTGAACCGGCGTCAGTTTTTTTAATTTTCGCTGCGGACGGCTTTCGTTATAAAACTGGATAAATCGTTCAATTCTTCTTTGTGCCTCATCCACATTTCGGATATTATAAGGATAGAGTCCTTCCGTTTTGAGATGCGAGAAGAAACTCTCCATTGAGGCATTGTCATAACAATTGCCTCGACGAGACATGCTGATTTGGGCGCCAACCTTTGGCAGCATGTCGTGGTAATCGTAGGACGTGTACTGGAATCCCTGGTCGCTATGCACGACTAATCCAGACACGTCCTTTATCTTTTTAAAGGCTTTCGAAAAGGTCTGTAGAACGAGCTGGTTATCGTTGCGCTTGCTCATTTGGTAGGCTACAATCTCGTTATTGAATAGGTCTTTAATCGCTGAGAGATACAGCCAAGTATCTCCTACACGGTACTGGGTCACATCGGTTACCCACTTTTGATTGGGATGTTCTGCATGGAAATCGCGCTTCAATACATTTTGAGAGACCCGCCCACCTACCTACCGAAGAGATATAATTGCAACGATGTTTACGACGAATCTGCGAACGAATCCCAATAATCTGCATAAGCCTGTATACCTTCTTATGATTCATCCATACACCGTGATCTTGCAGTAAAAATAGTTGGATTTGCCGGTAACCATAAATTCTGTCATAGCGCTTGTAGACTTGTCTAATCAATACTTTGTCCTCTGCATTCTGATCTTGGACCTGGCGTTTAGCATATGCGTAATATCCACTTCTGGAGACGCTAAACAACTTACAGAGTCCAGTAATACTGTACTGCTCTGCTGCTTCCCTTATGATGTTGTATTTCTGAGTGATTCCTCCTGTTTCCAGATTTCCAAACACTTTTTAGCATCTCGTTCTCCCGTTTCAGCTGATGAACATATCGATCCTGATCTATATATTCCTTACGACGTCCCCGCTGATCCAGCAGACCGAACTCTCCTTGCTCCCGATATTTCCTCATCCAACATTTAACCCGGTCTTTATCCTGAATCTCCAGATGTTCCGTAATCTTTCGGTACGTCCACTTTTCCTCTGTATGCAAGCGAACTGCCTCTAATTTTGTCTCTTCTGAATACGTTTTTAACTTTTGCCCTTTGATTGCCATAAAAATACACCCCTTAAATTTCATCGGCATACCCAGGGGGTTTTTCCAATGTCTATTTTAAGGGGTGCACTTCACCTACGCTAGCTGTAGAGAAGGGGTCTTTTTTTATTATTTGTTTTACTTCTAGAATTTTGAGTTGTTTTTGAGAGGAGTACCGCAAGATGTCCTCCACTCATTTTTGTATTAACTTGGTTAAAACAAAAATGACCCATATGAAGGCACATTCTTCAAAGTGTGCTTCTTATGGGTCTTAGTTCAGGAACATCCGCGATCTTCATCACGCTTTGTATATATTCCTTAGCCTGTGAAG is part of the Paenibacillus sp. IHBB 10380 genome and harbors:
- a CDS encoding ATP-binding protein codes for the protein MLSGRQLTVLSKIEQAFDNDNTIVHLHGPAGGGKTTLVKEYVQFVISKFEDWSVYYIEGKKNPVEAYATITLAEGINRPKHELSGFNLNFGFKIAELFNLGIAGVFQKKPEFDPKVNFVIGELRKKTTSNILIVADSFQYWDTASQSFLMTLKNYQKKLLGNKSVKILLVTDDDTKQLSEYIDLKTLYFEGMELTFSLPGKSELRELLYLLGYKDLKISEEELDIIMSITGGHLEIIKLFIEGYFYSKQGKLSTDSSLIDVLKMLEYRLDRFGENKKILSNVLQASSIISGDFKAEQIKYLLGESTDIDALLKESCEGTILKESNHFIFSNVFIQQLFYEKLKMSGNNFKFKIEYAKYLKEQEPENYVGRAYYLSSGDHNNEFSFEIIELFTLAYCRNIESSTEDAESKRIEILIKEKVDSCMHIHGVRTQYNNFLHLKNAYGLYFQEKYDEANKELDQASLTGPMLLMSEIKRMRLVIALMLNMNTKNVRRLAGELHDILLELKWHEKEQWCKIAFTLFSTYSNKLDDFHQSENIVNELLAFINMNYKNKLFEYMSKIISRKASVFKNAAVSRHYTADSVVFFEDRKDYLQYYLALCNHSGNLLVVGEYDNSISGLQKCLELVAEHPILQFPSQDKVFNNLILATFLKKYRETQVFDEKSISYAIAEFEKEISDVSCESNAILYINLINLYVIKGDYDSSHDMLDNHLNKILKGNEDSFYRYHISNINLSMSILQQSWKEAAKYLNQIEDNFPNFHKKNEDLIQKRNYALSLLVNNKICMRPDQLDKWVYEHSNPLDDAGGFYCRLFLFSDLQFTSI
- a CDS encoding tyrosine-type recombinase/integrase, producing the protein MAFPASQLHEYLEKYVSFLIIEKNLSSKSIKAYLSDLSRLHNWLTENNIETITSDSLHHYFHSFNGSSPLKDSTIKRKYISIKAFFLFLVQKNWIEQSPLHNFGKKFKTTKRIPKTLTIEEIERLLHSPQMDRNKLTTPFHTRLSIRNDAIIDLLFSTGIRIGELAQIHLQDIDLKNKVVVIFGKGRKERLLYLSSTEVVNKLNNWIEVRELFEPKIDTLFLNKYGQALSIYGIEDIFTKYRKLANINEKATPHYLRHSFATQLLENGADLRSVQEILGHSSVSTTEIYTEVSVKRKRDVLSQFNPRNRLETS
- a CDS encoding ABC transporter ATP-binding protein — protein: MNSVIVTEALDIAYDQHLIVNQLHLDIPTGKITALVGANGSGKSTILKTIARLMKPKSGVVYLDGRSIHEQKTQDVAKQLAILPQNPTAPEGLTVQELVQYGRFPHRKGMGSSLSTKDREVIAWAIEMTGVSEFSDRPVDQLSGGQRQRAWIAMALAQETNILFLDEPTTFLDMAHQLEVLSLLQKLNEEQKRTIVMVVHDLNHASRYAQHIVAIKKGTVIKTGTPLEVMRPEVLEDVYGVKSDIIYDPRTGQPLCLPYGLI
- a CDS encoding IS3 family transposase, with translation MKRDFHAEHPNQKWVTDVTQYRVGDTWLYLSAIKDLFNNEIVAYQMSKRNDNQLVLQTFSKAFKKIKDVSGLVVHSDQGFQYTSYDYHDMLPKVGAQISMSRRGNCYDNASMESFFSHLKTEGLYPYNIRNVDEAQRRIERFIQFYNESRPQRKLKKLTPVQYRHQFTA
- a CDS encoding IS3 family transposase, which codes for MFGNLETGGITQKYNIIREAAEQYSITGLCKLFSVSRSGYYAYAKRQVQDQNAEDKVLIRQVYKRYDRIYGYRQIQLFLLQDHGVWMNHKKVYRLMQIIGIRSQIRRKHRCNYISSVGRWAGLSKCIEARFPCRTSQSKVGNRCDPVPCRRYLAVSLSD
- a CDS encoding helix-turn-helix domain-containing protein, yielding MAIKGQKLKTYSEETKLEAVRLHTEEKWTYRKITEHLEIQDKDRVKCWMRKYREQGEFGLLDQRGRRKEYIDQDRYVHQLKRENEMLKSVWKSGNRRNHSEIQHHKGSSRAVQYYWTL